Proteins from one Pantoea cypripedii genomic window:
- the sgrR gene encoding HTH-type transcriptional regulator SgrR, with the protein MSTQRLERHYQKLLELFPQREALTTLQTLADALYCSKRHMRTLIIQMQSHGWLAWDATPGRGHLATLVLHYSQQQLMLAHAQRLLDLNDMRGALKLLGNEKHHLATLLRGRLGHRIDDEQQTLRIPYYRSMPNLYPGTALRRSEVHIIKQVFSGLTRIDENSGQVAKDVAHHWRRLDDLHWRFFLRPGVQFHDGTLLTSKDVVVSLLRSARLPLFSHLSNIEAEGNLSVMITLSQPDELLPQLLTDVAALILPADHQQRENFAARPVGTGPYKVADNNEWHLTLRAFDGYFGFRSLLDEIEIITCLESPTANELHGPLALLSSSMSDLAYVSSQLSHFDRLTADEIELETGGYFLLCDSRSPFWQKMAHRRWIREQIDPQIIIQNFVAEIRPLWMAAASILPGWSHHIEAGESVSPWEGCPLPQCLRLAYHHQHWEFPMVIAEFKKRLAASGVSLEVTELSYEAWASGEGAFDLWLGTVNFTAPEAWNVGAWLTGMPLLTRSVAGGDQALFENWQQQWRSGGLSSQQLAEIIIQRGWLQPLFHHWMRLQGPEQARGVHFNNLGWFDFTSTWIEPENPPSEC; encoded by the coding sequence ATGAGCACACAACGGCTGGAACGGCATTATCAGAAGCTGCTGGAACTGTTTCCGCAGCGTGAGGCACTGACCACGCTGCAAACGCTGGCGGATGCGCTCTATTGCAGTAAGCGGCATATGCGCACACTGATCATTCAGATGCAATCTCACGGTTGGCTGGCGTGGGATGCCACCCCTGGCCGGGGGCATCTGGCAACCCTGGTGCTGCATTATTCACAGCAGCAACTGATGCTGGCGCATGCGCAACGTTTATTAGATCTCAATGATATGCGCGGCGCGCTGAAATTATTAGGTAACGAGAAGCATCACCTTGCGACGCTGCTGCGGGGCAGGCTCGGTCATCGCATTGACGATGAGCAGCAAACCCTGCGTATTCCCTATTATCGTTCGATGCCAAACCTCTATCCGGGAACCGCACTGCGGCGCTCTGAAGTGCATATCATCAAACAGGTGTTTAGTGGGCTGACGCGCATCGATGAAAACAGCGGCCAGGTGGCGAAGGATGTAGCCCATCACTGGCGTCGGCTGGATGATTTGCACTGGCGTTTCTTTCTGCGTCCCGGGGTACAGTTTCATGATGGCACGCTGCTCACCAGCAAAGATGTGGTGGTTTCCCTGCTGCGCAGCGCCCGATTGCCGTTGTTTTCCCATCTCAGCAATATCGAAGCTGAGGGAAATCTCAGCGTGATGATTACGCTGAGCCAGCCGGATGAATTGCTGCCGCAATTGCTGACCGATGTCGCGGCGTTGATATTACCGGCGGACCATCAGCAACGGGAGAATTTTGCTGCGCGGCCTGTTGGAACCGGCCCCTATAAGGTTGCCGATAATAATGAGTGGCATTTAACACTGCGGGCGTTTGATGGCTATTTTGGTTTTCGCAGTTTGCTGGACGAAATAGAAATTATTACCTGCCTGGAGTCCCCAACAGCAAACGAATTACATGGCCCGCTGGCGTTACTGAGTTCCAGCATGAGCGATCTGGCTTATGTATCCAGCCAGCTTAGCCATTTTGATCGTCTTACTGCCGATGAAATTGAACTGGAAACCGGCGGGTATTTTTTGCTGTGCGACAGTCGTTCACCGTTCTGGCAAAAAATGGCCCACCGGCGCTGGATACGCGAGCAGATAGACCCGCAGATCATTATTCAGAATTTTGTCGCCGAGATTCGCCCGCTGTGGATGGCGGCTGCCAGTATCCTGCCTGGCTGGTCGCATCATATTGAAGCCGGGGAAAGCGTCAGTCCCTGGGAAGGTTGTCCCCTGCCACAATGCTTGCGACTGGCTTACCACCATCAGCACTGGGAGTTCCCGATGGTGATTGCCGAATTTAAAAAACGTCTGGCGGCCAGCGGCGTCAGCTTAGAGGTGACGGAATTAAGCTATGAAGCCTGGGCGTCAGGCGAAGGGGCGTTTGATTTATGGCTGGGAACGGTGAATTTTACCGCTCCGGAAGCGTGGAATGTCGGAGCCTGGCTAACCGGGATGCCGTTATTAACCCGCTCGGTTGCCGGTGGCGATCAGGCTTTGTTCGAAAACTGGCAGCAGCAGTGGCGCAGTGGCGGGCTGTCTTCACAGCAACTGGCTGAAATCATTATCCAGCGCGGTTGGTTACAGCCATTATTCCATCACTGGATGCGTCTGCAGGGACCCGAACAGGCCAGAGGCGTTCATTTTAATAATCTGGGATGGTTTGACTTTACCTCCACCTGGATTGAACCGGAAAACCCGCCATCAGAATGCTGA
- a CDS encoding ABC transporter substrate-binding protein: MLSRYALKRSFSTVFCAGMLSVTVHSVYAAETEQVKMGIEPWLGYGQWHIASAKNLFEKAGLKKVEVINFAEDKDINAALASGQIDVANIATHTAMGMISAGLPVKIVLLLDQSNTADAILASSGITSIKDLKGKQVAYEEGTTSDILLRSAVAAAGLSFSDIKPVPMPAASAGSAIIAGRVPVAVTYEPYLTVAKKGDPSLKMIYSGSSDPGLISDVLVVRDDFIKDHPDAIKALIKTWGQALDDYNANQTEGRAIIAKAVGATPEDLSTAFDGVKYFTLSDNKALLSHDFTTKTFPHILQAATAAGIVTQPVTPAQTIDASFADAQ; the protein is encoded by the coding sequence ATGCTTTCTCGCTATGCATTGAAAAGATCGTTTAGCACCGTTTTTTGTGCAGGGATGCTGTCAGTTACGGTCCACTCTGTTTACGCCGCGGAAACTGAACAGGTGAAAATGGGGATTGAACCCTGGCTGGGTTATGGTCAGTGGCATATCGCCTCTGCCAAAAACCTGTTTGAGAAAGCAGGGTTAAAGAAAGTCGAGGTCATCAATTTCGCCGAGGATAAAGACATCAATGCCGCGCTGGCGAGTGGGCAGATTGACGTCGCCAATATCGCGACTCATACCGCGATGGGGATGATCTCCGCTGGCCTGCCGGTGAAGATTGTGCTGCTGCTCGACCAGAGCAACACCGCCGATGCGATCCTGGCAAGCTCCGGCATAACCAGTATTAAGGATCTCAAAGGTAAGCAGGTTGCCTACGAAGAGGGCACCACCAGCGACATTCTGCTGCGCAGCGCCGTGGCCGCAGCGGGCCTGTCCTTTAGCGATATTAAACCGGTGCCGATGCCCGCTGCATCAGCGGGCAGCGCCATTATTGCCGGACGGGTGCCGGTGGCCGTCACTTATGAGCCCTACCTTACGGTGGCAAAAAAAGGCGATCCCAGCCTGAAAATGATTTATAGCGGTTCTTCCGATCCGGGGCTGATCAGCGATGTGCTGGTGGTGCGTGATGACTTTATCAAAGACCATCCAGATGCCATCAAAGCGCTGATTAAAACCTGGGGTCAGGCGCTGGATGACTACAACGCCAATCAGACCGAAGGGCGCGCCATTATCGCCAAAGCGGTCGGCGCGACACCGGAAGATCTCAGCACTGCGTTTGATGGTGTGAAGTATTTCACCCTGAGCGACAATAAAGCGCTGCTGTCACATGACTTCACTACCAAAACCTTCCCGCACATTCTTCAGGCCGCGACTGCGGCAGGTATCGTCACGCAGCCGGTTACCCCGGCGCAGACCATCGATGCCAGCTTTGCCGACGCGCAATAA
- the hisD gene encoding histidinol dehydrogenase produces the protein MSVTFHDLTDSDVLPEHLFKRTESDLSFFIEKVKPIIEAVRTEGDEALIRFAREFDGVQPETFSIKAEEQEFADAFARVDADVIESIRFSVENVRAFHEAQKPEEMWWKEMRPGAFAGDRHVPIDAVACYVPRGKGSFPSVLIMTTVPAVVAGVPLPIVITPPGPDGKVDDATLIAARLVGIKDVYKCGGAQGVAAVAYGTASVPKCLKIVGPGSPWVVAAKRQLSNLIDPGIPAGPSESLILTDDSVNGALAALDLLIESEHGPDSSAYLVTSSRRVAEEAIAALPGYWDKIGEQRAGFSQKVLCGTHGGVVLTKDFATAIEFVNQYAPEHLEVLAHEPMDVMMKIRNAGEILLGEHSPIVLGNFVLGPNAVLPTNSAAKTNGPLSVFDYMKRVSIAYVTSRGYQELAPKAKRFAEYEGFPGHALAVSDIRQTLLKGSKNE, from the coding sequence ATGTCTGTTACATTTCATGACCTGACCGATTCTGACGTCTTACCCGAGCATCTGTTTAAACGCACCGAGTCTGACCTGTCATTTTTCATCGAGAAAGTAAAACCGATCATTGAGGCGGTAAGAACCGAAGGCGACGAGGCGTTGATCCGCTTCGCCCGCGAGTTTGACGGTGTGCAGCCAGAGACCTTTTCCATCAAAGCAGAAGAACAGGAATTTGCAGACGCTTTCGCCCGGGTCGATGCGGATGTGATTGAATCGATTCGTTTCTCGGTCGAAAACGTGCGCGCCTTTCATGAAGCGCAAAAGCCGGAAGAAATGTGGTGGAAGGAGATGCGTCCGGGGGCATTCGCTGGCGATCGCCATGTGCCGATTGATGCGGTGGCCTGCTACGTCCCGCGCGGGAAAGGGTCATTCCCCAGCGTGCTGATCATGACCACGGTTCCGGCGGTGGTGGCCGGTGTGCCCCTGCCGATAGTGATCACCCCGCCAGGACCAGACGGCAAAGTCGATGACGCAACCTTGATTGCCGCACGCCTGGTGGGCATCAAAGATGTCTATAAATGTGGCGGCGCGCAGGGGGTGGCAGCGGTGGCTTACGGCACGGCATCGGTGCCGAAATGCCTGAAAATCGTCGGCCCGGGCAGCCCATGGGTAGTGGCGGCGAAACGCCAGTTATCCAACCTGATTGATCCCGGCATCCCGGCAGGACCGAGCGAAAGCCTGATTCTGACGGATGATTCGGTGAATGGGGCGCTGGCGGCGCTGGACCTGCTGATCGAGTCGGAACACGGCCCGGATTCCTCGGCATATCTGGTGACCTCCAGCCGTCGTGTCGCGGAAGAAGCCATTGCCGCGCTGCCTGGTTACTGGGACAAAATTGGCGAGCAACGGGCCGGGTTCTCACAGAAGGTGCTGTGCGGCACCCACGGTGGCGTGGTGCTGACAAAGGATTTTGCGACGGCGATTGAGTTTGTGAACCAGTATGCCCCGGAGCACCTTGAGGTGCTGGCGCATGAACCGATGGATGTGATGATGAAGATTCGTAACGCCGGTGAAATCTTACTGGGCGAGCATTCACCGATTGTGCTGGGCAACTTTGTGCTGGGTCCGAATGCGGTGCTGCCGACCAACAGCGCCGCCAAAACCAACGGCCCACTTTCGGTGTTTGATTACATGAAGCGGGTCTCCATTGCCTATGTCACCAGCCGGGGTTATCAGGAACTGGCACCGAAAGCGAAACGCTTTGCTGAATACGAAGGCTTCCCCGGTCATGCGCTGGCCGTTTCTGATATCCGTCAGACGCTGCTGAAGGGGAGCAAAAATGAGTGA
- a CDS encoding NUDIX hydrolase, with product MSYVTEMRNMIGHRMLLLAGANVIIVRNDGHILLQQRKDGSWGLPGGLLEVGESLEQTAIREVKEETNLDIKSLNFLKVFSGQDYCFILHNKDEINVITALYFTEQWTGELINDPTEGLALEFFPLSQLPSPMNEEYVTYIRFFSHRKT from the coding sequence TTGAGCTACGTCACTGAGATGCGCAACATGATTGGTCATCGTATGCTTTTGCTCGCGGGTGCCAATGTCATCATTGTCCGTAACGACGGACATATCTTGCTTCAGCAGCGTAAAGACGGTAGCTGGGGGCTGCCGGGTGGTTTGCTTGAGGTCGGGGAATCACTGGAACAAACCGCCATTCGGGAAGTGAAAGAAGAGACCAACCTCGACATTAAGTCACTCAATTTTCTAAAGGTTTTTTCCGGGCAGGACTACTGCTTCATTCTGCATAACAAAGATGAAATTAATGTCATCACCGCGTTGTATTTTACTGAGCAATGGACAGGTGAATTAATTAACGATCCCACAGAAGGTCTGGCACTGGAATTTTTCCCCCTCAGCCAGTTACCTTCGCCAATGAATGAAGAATATGTCACGTACATCAGATTTTTCAGTCATCGTAAAACCTGA
- a CDS encoding ABC transporter permease has translation MSSIDVRRVNRQAKKKRRRSNLLTIGKEPTRAQFLTISVAVFAVLLLAWWLATSTGTIKPIFLPGIERVWHQMVTLAQNGTLQSDIASSLYRMVIAFAISSVMAIVIGVLAGCYGLFKAIVEPLVDFIRYMPVVAFVPLTILWTGTDDIQKFLVIWIGTFFQQVLMMIDAIKRVPTDFVGLGRTLGMSDRRILLRIVIPSALPSIWDALRISLGWAWTWLVLAELVASTSGLGYRIVVSQRYFQTDTIIGYILLLGFLGLITDQIMRAAERVLFRYNRRGS, from the coding sequence ATGAGTTCTATCGACGTTCGGCGCGTCAATCGTCAGGCCAAAAAGAAACGGCGGCGCTCGAATTTATTAACCATCGGCAAAGAGCCAACCCGAGCGCAATTTCTCACCATCTCTGTCGCCGTGTTCGCGGTGTTGTTGCTGGCATGGTGGCTGGCAACCTCAACGGGCACGATAAAACCGATATTCCTGCCGGGGATAGAGCGCGTCTGGCATCAGATGGTCACTCTGGCGCAGAACGGGACGTTACAAAGCGACATCGCCAGCAGCCTGTATCGTATGGTTATTGCCTTCGCCATTTCCTCAGTGATGGCGATTGTGATTGGGGTGCTGGCCGGGTGTTATGGGTTGTTCAAAGCGATTGTTGAACCGCTGGTTGATTTTATCCGCTATATGCCGGTGGTGGCGTTCGTGCCGCTCACCATCCTGTGGACCGGCACCGACGATATTCAGAAATTTCTCGTCATCTGGATTGGCACCTTTTTCCAGCAGGTACTGATGATGATCGACGCCATCAAACGCGTGCCGACGGATTTTGTCGGGCTGGGCAGAACGCTGGGGATGTCCGATCGCCGCATTCTGCTGCGTATTGTGATCCCTTCCGCGTTACCGTCGATCTGGGATGCGTTGCGTATCAGTCTTGGCTGGGCATGGACATGGCTGGTGCTGGCCGAACTGGTGGCGTCGACCTCCGGTCTCGGCTATCGCATTGTGGTTTCCCAGCGTTATTTCCAGACTGACACCATCATTGGCTACATCCTGCTGCTCGGTTTCCTCGGGCTAATCACCGATCAAATCATGCGCGCGGCTGAACGTGTGCTGTTCCGTTACAACCGGAGAGGTTCCTGA
- a CDS encoding YmjA family protein, whose product MNQEVPLKFYDIVDEYATETAKPVSESEHDALARYFQLLITRLTNNEEISEDAQREMASEAGIDPLRIDDIAEFLNQWGNE is encoded by the coding sequence ATGAACCAGGAAGTACCACTGAAATTTTATGACATCGTTGATGAGTATGCGACGGAAACAGCAAAGCCGGTAAGCGAGTCCGAACATGATGCTCTGGCGCGCTATTTTCAGCTGCTGATTACCCGCTTAACCAATAACGAAGAAATCAGTGAAGATGCCCAAAGAGAGATGGCCAGTGAAGCGGGGATCGACCCGCTGCGTATTGATGACATCGCTGAGTTTCTGAATCAATGGGGCAATGAATAA
- a CDS encoding beta-glucoside-specific PTS transporter subunit IIABC encodes MSHNELADEILRLVQGGGNIRTLTHCATRLRMEFNDRDAVDSAQIEKLPGVISVVERGGQFQIVVGNDVQRVFRILEKATSGNNAKAVPQAAKERSGIVSQIISVISTTFTPVIPAITGAGMIKALLAICKLTGVMNESSPTWQLLNIISDAAFFFLPVLLAYGAALKFECNAILAMTIAGAMLHPEIGKMLASGKPVDFLGLPFQLADYAGSVLPIILTVWLMSWIERFAERYSPSIIKFFVKPMIILLVTAPLALVVVGPLGIWLNDIVASGAVIIDRHASWLIPMLMGGLQPFLVITGTAWAMTPIATGQLSKNGFEMINGPGMLASNIAQGAATLCVALKTRNKNLRQLASSAGFTALLGITEPSLYGVTLKLKRPLIAAMIGGGCAGIYAGLSGLVRYAFVSPGLAALPAFIGANPMNIVHALITCAIAMVVTFALTWLLGFEDIPETDKQTPTVVPAPVNLKPGTIVSPLRGEMVALSEVNDDVFSNGLLGQGVAIRPQEGILRAPVSGKVMTFLPSCHAVGLMSDDGMEVLVHIGLDTVALGGQHFSSSLQVGDEVQAGDELVRFDLQAIAAAGYDLITPVVVINSDEFAIAIAADAPVDFGQPIMELSLREQAA; translated from the coding sequence ATGAGTCATAACGAGTTAGCGGACGAGATTTTACGGCTGGTGCAAGGGGGCGGGAATATCCGTACCCTGACCCATTGCGCCACCCGGCTGCGTATGGAATTTAACGATCGCGATGCGGTGGATAGCGCGCAGATTGAAAAGTTGCCGGGGGTGATCAGCGTCGTCGAACGCGGCGGGCAGTTCCAGATTGTGGTCGGCAACGATGTACAGCGGGTGTTTCGCATACTTGAAAAAGCCACCAGCGGCAACAACGCTAAGGCGGTGCCACAAGCCGCCAAAGAGCGCAGCGGCATTGTTTCGCAGATAATTAGCGTTATCTCAACCACCTTCACCCCGGTGATCCCGGCGATTACCGGGGCCGGGATGATCAAGGCGCTGCTCGCTATCTGCAAACTCACCGGCGTGATGAACGAGAGCAGCCCGACCTGGCAGTTGCTTAACATCATTTCGGATGCGGCCTTTTTCTTCCTGCCGGTGCTGCTGGCGTATGGCGCGGCGCTGAAATTTGAATGTAACGCCATTCTGGCCATGACCATTGCCGGAGCGATGTTGCACCCGGAAATCGGCAAAATGCTCGCCAGTGGCAAACCGGTGGATTTTCTCGGTCTGCCCTTCCAGCTGGCGGATTATGCCGGATCGGTACTGCCGATTATCCTTACCGTCTGGCTGATGTCGTGGATCGAGCGTTTTGCCGAGCGCTATTCCCCATCGATTATCAAATTCTTTGTTAAGCCGATGATTATCCTGCTGGTTACCGCCCCGCTGGCGCTGGTTGTCGTCGGTCCGCTCGGTATCTGGCTGAACGATATTGTCGCCTCCGGCGCGGTGATTATCGATCGCCATGCCAGCTGGTTAATCCCAATGCTGATGGGCGGGTTACAACCCTTCCTGGTGATCACCGGCACCGCCTGGGCGATGACCCCGATTGCCACCGGGCAGCTGAGCAAAAATGGCTTTGAGATGATCAACGGCCCAGGCATGCTGGCGTCCAACATCGCCCAGGGTGCGGCGACCCTGTGCGTCGCGCTGAAAACCCGCAACAAAAACCTGCGCCAGCTCGCTTCTTCTGCCGGTTTCACCGCGTTATTAGGGATTACCGAACCCTCGCTGTATGGCGTGACGCTGAAATTAAAACGTCCGCTGATTGCGGCCATGATTGGCGGCGGTTGCGCCGGTATCTATGCCGGGTTAAGTGGCCTGGTGCGTTATGCCTTTGTCTCTCCAGGCCTGGCCGCCCTGCCAGCGTTTATCGGTGCCAATCCGATGAACATCGTGCACGCGTTGATAACCTGTGCCATCGCCATGGTGGTCACCTTCGCCCTGACCTGGCTACTGGGCTTTGAGGATATCCCTGAAACGGATAAGCAAACGCCAACAGTCGTACCCGCGCCGGTTAACCTGAAGCCCGGAACTATCGTCAGCCCGTTGCGTGGCGAGATGGTGGCGTTAAGCGAAGTGAATGATGATGTGTTCTCCAATGGCTTGCTCGGCCAGGGCGTGGCGATCCGCCCACAGGAAGGCATCCTGCGCGCCCCGGTAAGCGGCAAAGTGATGACCTTCCTCCCTTCCTGCCATGCCGTTGGCCTGATGAGCGACGATGGGATGGAGGTGCTGGTGCATATCGGTCTGGATACGGTGGCGCTGGGCGGTCAGCACTTCAGTTCATCTTTGCAGGTGGGCGATGAGGTGCAGGCGGGCGATGAACTGGTTCGCTTCGATCTTCAGGCGATTGCCGCCGCGGGTTATGACCTGATCACGCCGGTGGTGGTGATCAACAGCGATGAGTTTGCCATCGCCATTGCGGCGGATGCGCCGGTTGATTTTGGTCAGCCGATTATGGAACTCAGTCTCAGGGAGCAGGCAGCATGA
- a CDS encoding cold-shock protein, with product MAMKGTITTWFQDKGFGFIKDENGENRYFHVIKVANPDLIKKNAAVTFEPTTNNKGLSAYAVKVVPESKYIFIAGERIKLTSIKSYLVYSEEVPADTRIDKENALLSVGVLMKSIRPKSSAEPGEMRSQKKLAITTFQGTTLIFSEDEIDVEATVKMLKLK from the coding sequence ATGGCGATGAAAGGCACGATCACAACCTGGTTTCAGGATAAAGGTTTTGGGTTTATCAAAGATGAAAATGGTGAGAACCGCTATTTTCATGTGATTAAGGTCGCCAACCCTGATTTGATTAAGAAAAATGCAGCGGTGACTTTTGAGCCAACCACCAATAACAAGGGCTTGTCAGCCTATGCGGTGAAAGTCGTACCGGAAAGCAAGTACATCTTTATTGCGGGCGAGCGCATTAAGCTCACGTCGATCAAGTCTTACCTGGTTTACAGCGAAGAAGTCCCTGCCGACACCCGCATTGATAAAGAAAATGCTTTGTTGTCTGTGGGGGTACTGATGAAGAGTATCCGGCCGAAATCATCCGCTGAACCGGGTGAGATGCGCTCACAGAAGAAACTGGCGATCACCACTTTCCAGGGAACGACGTTAATCTTTTCGGAAGATGAGATAGATGTGGAAGCTACGGTAAAAATGCTCAAGCTGAAATAA
- a CDS encoding shikimate 5-dehydrogenase, producing MTRMINKDTKICMSLAARPTNFGTRFHNYLYDALDLDYLYKAFTTTDLAGAIAGVKALGIRGCAISMPFKQAVIPLIDELDDSARVINAVNTIVNSDGYLKGYNTDYIAITTLLQKYQVPNELTFALKGSGGMAKAVACALKNLGFNQGYIIARDEPGGRELAEAYQYEYRPSMAGLSPALLINATPVGMAGGPEADSLSFSTDEVGTAERVFDVVALPEQTPLIRYAQEKHKPVISGAEVFAIQAVEQFYLYTGVRPSDELFRQAAAFARQ from the coding sequence ATGACCAGAATGATCAATAAAGACACGAAAATTTGCATGTCTCTTGCCGCACGGCCAACCAATTTCGGCACTCGCTTCCATAATTATTTGTACGATGCGCTGGATCTGGATTATCTCTATAAAGCCTTTACCACCACCGATCTGGCGGGGGCGATTGCCGGAGTGAAGGCATTGGGTATCCGTGGTTGCGCAATTTCGATGCCCTTTAAGCAGGCCGTTATTCCGCTTATTGACGAGCTGGATGATTCTGCAAGGGTAATAAACGCGGTGAACACCATCGTGAATAGCGACGGTTATTTGAAGGGATATAATACCGATTATATTGCCATCACCACCCTGCTGCAGAAATATCAGGTTCCAAATGAACTGACATTTGCGCTTAAAGGCAGTGGCGGGATGGCAAAAGCGGTTGCCTGTGCATTAAAAAATCTCGGATTTAATCAGGGGTATATTATTGCCAGAGATGAACCAGGTGGCAGAGAACTGGCTGAGGCTTACCAGTATGAATATCGTCCCTCGATGGCAGGTTTATCCCCGGCATTGCTGATCAATGCCACGCCGGTCGGCATGGCTGGTGGCCCCGAAGCCGATAGCCTGTCCTTTTCCACCGATGAAGTCGGCACGGCTGAGAGGGTGTTTGATGTGGTGGCTTTACCAGAACAAACACCGCTGATTCGCTATGCGCAGGAGAAACATAAACCGGTGATCAGTGGCGCTGAAGTTTTCGCTATTCAGGCGGTGGAACAATTCTACTTATATACCGGGGTACGTCCCTCAGACGAACTTTTCAGACAAGCCGCGGCATTTGCACGGCAGTAA
- a CDS encoding SDR family NAD(P)-dependent oxidoreductase codes for MNVLSTFSLAGKRALVTGATRGIGFALARALLQAGASVIITGRQQSTLTQAVSLLREESDNVTGLLLDVTQTPQIAQSIAAVGNIDILVNNAGTEQVCPSLEADEALWDTIVGTNLKGAFFCAQAAAKGMAASGAGGVIINLCSLTSCVGVPGAAAYGSSKSGLVGLTRTLSTEWAGHNIRVNGIGPGYFATDMTQVFYQDEQWRNAMQQKIPLGRFGELDDLAGSVVFLSSDAARYITGQILYVDGGYLAAI; via the coding sequence ATGAATGTGTTATCCACCTTTTCCCTCGCAGGCAAACGTGCGCTGGTGACGGGGGCCACGCGCGGCATTGGTTTTGCGCTCGCCAGGGCTTTGCTGCAAGCCGGGGCCAGCGTGATCATTACCGGACGCCAGCAGAGCACCCTGACTCAGGCGGTGAGTTTATTGCGCGAGGAAAGTGACAATGTCACCGGATTACTACTGGATGTCACCCAAACGCCGCAGATTGCGCAGTCGATCGCCGCGGTCGGCAACATTGATATCCTGGTCAACAACGCGGGTACTGAACAGGTTTGCCCGTCACTTGAGGCTGACGAAGCGCTGTGGGATACCATCGTTGGCACCAACCTGAAAGGGGCATTTTTCTGTGCTCAGGCGGCAGCAAAAGGGATGGCTGCCTCGGGTGCCGGCGGGGTGATTATCAATCTTTGCTCGTTAACCAGCTGTGTGGGTGTACCGGGCGCAGCAGCCTATGGCAGCTCCAAGTCCGGGCTGGTGGGGCTGACCCGTACCCTCAGCACCGAGTGGGCAGGGCATAATATCCGCGTAAATGGTATTGGTCCGGGCTATTTCGCAACCGACATGACGCAGGTGTTCTATCAGGATGAGCAATGGCGTAACGCCATGCAGCAAAAAATCCCCCTTGGACGCTTTGGTGAACTGGATGACCTCGCCGGCAGCGTGGTGTTCCTCAGTTCAGATGCCGCTCGCTACATTACCGGGCAGATTCTGTATGTTGATGGCGGGTATCTTGCGGCGATTTAA
- a CDS encoding ABC transporter ATP-binding protein codes for MATLTLNKLEKSFPMGKTRRRVLHGIDLTLNDNEFVSIVGASGCGKSTVLSIAAGLEENDSGDVLVDGAPIAGPGLDRGVVFQSYTLLPWLTARGNIEFALKAAGTPAKECRDIAQQHLELVKLGNAADRWPGELSGGMKQRVAIARALSYRPKILLMDEPFGALDAMTRHQMQQLLIEIWEKHRLTVMFVTHDIEEAVWLSDRIVVMGQGYIDSTFPVGLPRPRLEGVNRTPEFLELQHEVLNRIQQHALTH; via the coding sequence ATGGCGACGCTGACGCTAAATAAACTGGAAAAAAGTTTCCCGATGGGCAAAACCCGCCGCCGGGTGCTGCATGGCATCGATCTGACGCTCAACGACAACGAATTTGTGTCGATTGTCGGGGCCTCGGGCTGTGGCAAAAGTACTGTGCTCTCCATCGCCGCCGGTCTGGAAGAGAACGACAGCGGTGATGTGCTGGTGGATGGCGCGCCCATCGCAGGACCGGGACTCGATCGTGGCGTGGTGTTTCAGTCCTACACGCTGCTGCCGTGGCTGACCGCGCGCGGCAACATTGAGTTTGCATTAAAAGCCGCAGGCACTCCGGCCAAAGAATGTCGCGACATCGCGCAGCAGCATCTCGAACTGGTGAAGCTGGGCAATGCGGCCGACCGCTGGCCTGGCGAGCTTTCTGGCGGGATGAAGCAACGTGTCGCCATTGCCCGTGCGCTGTCTTACCGTCCCAAAATCCTGCTAATGGATGAGCCCTTTGGTGCGCTGGACGCCATGACGCGTCACCAGATGCAGCAATTGTTGATCGAAATCTGGGAAAAGCACCGCCTCACGGTGATGTTTGTCACCCACGACATTGAAGAAGCGGTGTGGCTCTCGGATCGCATCGTGGTGATGGGGCAGGGATATATCGACTCCACGTTTCCGGTGGGGCTACCGCGACCGCGCCTGGAGGGAGTTAACCGCACCCCGGAATTTCTTGAACTCCAGCATGAAGTGCTGAATCGCATTCAACAACACGCATTAACCCATTGA